The Candidatus Nanohalococcus occultus genome contains a region encoding:
- the cysS gene encoding cysteine--tRNA ligase: MSLKLFNSLTREKEEFKPLEEGKVKFYSCGQTIYDDLHVGNARAYIFWDTLRRYLEFKGHNVRHVQNITDVGHLTDDGDQGEDKVEKRANKLGIEPMELVEDQIERYFEDTKAVNVERQDIVPRATGHIHEMIEYVKKIIENGYGYEIDGNVYFDVEKFAEDYPYGEMANKDLEQLKEEAQARVEHDDRKRNQYDFALWINADESHLMKWSSPWSEGYPGWHLECSVMSQKYLGDEFDIHAGGKDHIFPHHPNERAQCFAATGKGQANYWLHNEFITVEGEKMSKSKGNFYTVRNLIEEGYSGDAIRMYVISSHYRSETDFSKDGLEQAEKELSAIRSTVQKIRKSDGNDLDLNESPEDIRDGFESYMDNDLHTARAKQFLMEKVRLLSSALSGGDSVKDEYADVLVELFGVLGVNMESDVSKTESEMADTLVELRERFRENEDWETSDYIRDRLSELGFEIEDREDGAVWYR; the protein is encoded by the coding sequence ATGAGCCTGAAGCTGTTCAACAGTTTGACTAGAGAAAAGGAAGAGTTCAAACCATTAGAGGAAGGAAAGGTCAAGTTCTACAGCTGCGGGCAGACAATCTACGATGACCTACACGTCGGAAACGCCCGAGCCTACATTTTCTGGGACACACTAAGACGTTACCTAGAATTCAAAGGACACAATGTACGGCACGTTCAAAATATCACCGACGTCGGACACTTAACCGATGACGGAGACCAAGGCGAGGACAAAGTCGAGAAACGGGCGAACAAGCTTGGTATCGAGCCGATGGAACTAGTTGAAGATCAGATCGAACGTTACTTCGAGGATACGAAAGCAGTCAACGTTGAACGCCAAGACATTGTTCCGCGTGCTACCGGACACATCCATGAGATGATTGAGTACGTCAAAAAGATAATTGAAAACGGGTACGGTTACGAGATCGATGGCAACGTCTACTTCGACGTTGAAAAGTTCGCTGAAGACTATCCTTACGGAGAAATGGCAAACAAAGATCTCGAACAGCTAAAGGAAGAAGCACAGGCTCGGGTCGAACACGATGACAGGAAGAGAAACCAGTACGATTTCGCACTGTGGATTAACGCCGATGAAAGTCATTTGATGAAGTGGTCGAGTCCTTGGAGCGAAGGATACCCAGGCTGGCATCTCGAATGCTCGGTTATGAGCCAGAAATACCTCGGCGACGAGTTCGACATCCATGCCGGCGGAAAAGACCATATCTTCCCGCACCATCCGAACGAGCGCGCACAGTGTTTTGCCGCCACAGGCAAAGGACAGGCAAACTACTGGCTTCACAACGAGTTCATAACGGTCGAAGGCGAGAAGATGTCTAAATCCAAAGGGAACTTTTACACAGTCCGAAATCTGATTGAGGAAGGATACAGCGGCGATGCCATCCGGATGTATGTGATTTCCTCCCATTACAGGAGCGAAACCGATTTCTCGAAAGACGGCTTAGAGCAGGCTGAAAAAGAGCTTTCAGCGATAAGAAGCACAGTACAGAAGATCAGAAAATCCGATGGAAATGATTTGGACCTCAACGAGTCACCGGAAGACATCAGGGACGGTTTCGAATCCTACATGGACAACGATCTTCACACAGCAAGAGCCAAACAGTTTTTGATGGAGAAAGTACGCCTGCTTAGCTCTGCTTTAAGCGGCGGAGACTCGGTAAAAGACGAGTACGCAGACGTTTTGGTCGAACTGTTCGGAGTGCTTGGCGTCAACATGGAATCAGATGTCTCGAAAACCGAATCCGAGATGGCCGACACGCTCGTTGAGCTACGTGAGAGGTTCCGTGAAAACGAGGACTGGGAGACCTCCGATTACATCCGTGACAGACTAAGCGAGCTTGGTTTCGAGATAGAAGACCGTGAGGACGGAGCGGTCTGGTACCGGTAG
- the csa3 gene encoding CRISPR-associated CARF protein Csa3, whose product MSKSFIFNMGYDTSHVHSVLSKESLEPGSSVILLVPPGKTGSQSSDKRQENAIHDISNYLSSLDLNVELETMRLKGVFDQDLLALNRFLSGLEGEVCLSLSGGSRDILIPLTLAASYNSQNIEKTYFRSDLNSGLNTFELPDSLFGADSVEKELLELAAGEPKTADQLSQRKNTSKSTVYRKLRGLKENGLIEKTEEGYQPTLLGQILIEKL is encoded by the coding sequence ATGTCTAAGAGCTTTATTTTTAACATGGGTTATGATACGTCTCACGTACACTCAGTTCTTTCCAAGGAAAGTCTGGAGCCGGGTTCCTCGGTGATTCTGCTGGTGCCGCCCGGCAAAACAGGGTCTCAAAGCAGCGATAAAAGACAGGAAAATGCTATACATGATATTTCGAATTACCTTTCCAGTCTGGACTTGAATGTAGAGCTGGAGACCATGCGTCTCAAAGGAGTATTTGATCAGGATCTCTTAGCCCTCAACCGTTTTCTATCTGGATTGGAGGGCGAGGTATGTTTAAGTCTCTCTGGAGGTTCTAGAGATATACTTATACCACTGACACTGGCAGCCTCATATAATTCCCAGAATATTGAGAAAACGTACTTCAGAAGTGATCTGAATTCCGGTCTTAATACTTTCGAACTGCCCGATTCTCTTTTTGGCGCTGATTCTGTTGAAAAAGAGCTTCTTGAACTAGCTGCCGGAGAGCCGAAAACCGCCGATCAGTTGTCTCAACGCAAAAATACTTCCAAGTCTACGGTTTATCGTAAACTAAGAGGCCTCAAGGAAAATGGTTTAATCGAGAAAACTGAGGAAGGCTACCAACCGACGCTTCTAGGACAAATACTTATTGAGAAACTGTAA
- the sufB gene encoding Fe-S cluster assembly protein SufB — translation MTEVEKNQERFDHKTDAKIDYQAEKGLSEELIRKISEHKDEPEWMLKKRLQAFRHYQKRPMPDWGPDLSELDVEDIVPFMVAEGGQTDDWEEVPEEIRDTFDKLGIPEAEKEALSGVGAQYESQVVYQNMKEEWEEKGVIFCDMDKAVQEHEDLVKDYFMNKCVPPQDNKFAALHGALWSGGSFVYVPEDVEVEIPVQAYFRMNSKGMGQFEHTLIIAEKGATIHYIEGCSAPQYTRSNLHSGCVEVFVKEDAHVQYSTVQNWSKNTYNLNTKRAKVDSNGTMEWVSGSMGSKITMLYPSSHLNGEGAKANHITISYAGEDQDIDTGAKVVHNAPNTSSTIESKSISQENGRTNYRGLVRIAEGAENSKTSIECDALMFDKEATSDTEPYIEAKEDDVEIAHEATVGKIGDEEIHYLQSRGIEEEEAKEMIVRGFIEPIAKELPLEYAVELNRLIQLEMEGSLG, via the coding sequence ATGACAGAAGTCGAGAAAAACCAAGAGCGTTTTGATCACAAAACCGATGCGAAAATAGACTACCAGGCGGAAAAAGGGCTTTCAGAGGAGCTAATCAGAAAGATCTCCGAACACAAAGACGAGCCGGAATGGATGCTGAAAAAACGGCTACAGGCTTTCCGACACTACCAGAAACGGCCGATGCCGGACTGGGGACCGGATCTATCCGAACTGGACGTAGAAGACATCGTTCCTTTCATGGTCGCAGAAGGAGGACAGACAGACGACTGGGAGGAAGTCCCGGAGGAGATACGGGATACCTTCGACAAACTAGGAATCCCGGAGGCTGAAAAAGAAGCTCTCTCCGGTGTAGGCGCCCAGTATGAATCACAGGTCGTCTACCAGAACATGAAGGAAGAATGGGAGGAAAAAGGAGTGATCTTCTGTGATATGGACAAAGCTGTCCAGGAACACGAGGACTTGGTCAAAGATTATTTCATGAACAAATGTGTGCCTCCACAGGACAACAAGTTCGCAGCTTTACACGGAGCGCTCTGGAGCGGAGGATCGTTCGTCTACGTACCTGAAGACGTTGAAGTCGAGATCCCTGTCCAGGCTTACTTCCGTATGAACTCGAAAGGCATGGGCCAGTTCGAACACACCTTGATAATCGCAGAAAAAGGAGCTACAATCCATTACATCGAAGGCTGTTCTGCTCCACAGTACACCAGATCTAATCTACACTCTGGATGCGTTGAAGTCTTCGTAAAGGAAGATGCGCACGTCCAGTACTCAACGGTCCAGAACTGGAGTAAAAACACCTACAACCTGAACACTAAGAGAGCGAAAGTTGATTCCAACGGCACAATGGAGTGGGTATCCGGATCCATGGGGTCAAAGATCACGATGCTTTATCCAAGCTCCCATCTAAACGGCGAAGGCGCAAAAGCCAACCACATAACAATCAGCTACGCCGGTGAAGACCAAGACATCGATACGGGCGCAAAGGTCGTTCACAACGCACCGAATACCAGTTCTACCATCGAATCCAAGTCCATCAGCCAGGAGAACGGCAGAACTAATTACAGAGGTCTTGTCAGGATCGCTGAAGGCGCGGAAAACTCGAAGACGTCAATTGAATGCGATGCGTTGATGTTCGATAAAGAGGCAACAAGCGATACGGAACCTTACATTGAAGCGAAGGAAGATGACGTAGAGATCGCCCACGAGGCAACCGTTGGAAAGATCGGCGACGAAGAGATCCATTACCTCCAGTCCCGTGGCATAGAAGAGGAGGAAGCCAAAGAAATGATCGTCCGAGGGTTTATCGAACCGATCGCAAAGGAACTGCCGCTTGAGTACGCAGTCGAACTTAACAGACTGATTCAGCTGGAAATGGAAGGAAGTCTGGGGTAG
- a CDS encoding SufD family Fe-S cluster assembly protein, which translates to MSLETFKQKAKELVEQLDNPASIRTPGRTWTRYPELSVAEKDDAFEPEIKAKGEIEVKTGAEAFEAAEEKFMELLEVDENKLNAVHVANLNSVIYIRAEGRAEVSIKYRAESDLFNHLVVETEESAELQITESFEGSAENVTSFDEFYLSENSTVNYGCVQSMNAEFIYSRKKAVLEDYSKINWLNSSFGGQLARTKIETILKGDGTETEKLATWYPTGQQHIDTSLHVRHMGENTKCQMDSRAVVDGEARSVYEGLQKVEEVAEDTSSFQDEEVLVLSDKAEVDASPKLMIENPDVEASHAASTGSIDDKKQHYIQSRGLDDNAAEKLIVKGFFEPVLQEIELPELKEKVRRQVRKKLKE; encoded by the coding sequence ATGAGTTTAGAAACTTTCAAACAGAAGGCAAAAGAGCTTGTTGAACAACTTGATAACCCTGCGTCGATCCGAACCCCGGGACGGACTTGGACTCGTTACCCGGAACTAAGTGTTGCGGAAAAAGATGATGCCTTCGAACCTGAGATAAAGGCGAAGGGAGAAATCGAGGTCAAAACAGGTGCCGAAGCCTTCGAGGCCGCAGAAGAGAAGTTCATGGAGCTACTGGAAGTTGATGAGAACAAGTTAAATGCGGTACATGTAGCGAACCTGAACTCTGTTATCTATATCCGCGCAGAGGGCCGAGCAGAAGTCAGTATAAAATACAGAGCCGAATCCGATCTTTTCAACCATCTAGTAGTTGAGACCGAGGAAAGCGCCGAACTCCAGATAACGGAAAGCTTTGAAGGTTCTGCGGAAAATGTTACATCTTTTGATGAGTTTTACCTATCTGAGAACTCGACGGTTAACTACGGCTGCGTACAGTCGATGAACGCGGAGTTCATCTACTCGCGGAAAAAAGCGGTTCTGGAAGATTACTCGAAGATCAACTGGCTGAACTCAAGTTTCGGAGGCCAGCTAGCCCGTACGAAGATAGAAACAATACTTAAGGGGGATGGCACCGAAACCGAGAAACTCGCCACCTGGTATCCGACCGGCCAGCAACACATAGATACCTCGCTTCACGTGAGACACATGGGTGAAAATACCAAGTGCCAGATGGATTCACGGGCGGTAGTCGACGGTGAAGCCAGATCTGTCTACGAAGGCCTCCAGAAAGTTGAAGAGGTCGCAGAGGATACCTCCAGCTTCCAAGACGAAGAAGTCCTAGTTCTATCCGATAAAGCAGAGGTAGATGCTTCACCGAAACTCATGATCGAGAACCCGGACGTCGAAGCATCCCATGCCGCATCAACAGGCAGCATCGACGATAAAAAACAGCATTACATTCAGAGCCGTGGGCTGGACGATAATGCGGCCGAAAAACTTATCGTGAAAGGATTTTTCGAGCC
- a CDS encoding MBL fold metallo-hydrolase, with amino-acid sequence MKLTDGVYSFPQHMGEKKIHPIGIEAEDGLILVDTGMSDQTDVLEEELSKEGFEFNDVEKIVLTHQDPDHCGALSEVAERSGATVLAHENDVPAISGKEDPIKAEQRYPEVKIDIELTGGEKLNSKTGKIEVHNTPGHTPGHISLVIGDLLIAGDALTSAEGKLAGPWEEFTPEISQAYESVFYLSTLEFTETHCFHGGHVKEGTKEVTDVFESYRDKLEAFTAEQVEKTAFLRRELGTEKIGLSSFELPAGEKHGARDDPEKGHFHTRQEEIYLFIEGSGTMKVDNENIEYEEGTAVRVKPYALRRIDSEEDTCFIVAGAPIKGDEAGYRDL; translated from the coding sequence ATGAAACTGACCGACGGAGTTTACAGCTTCCCGCAGCACATGGGCGAAAAGAAAATCCATCCTATCGGCATTGAGGCCGAAGACGGTCTGATACTTGTAGATACCGGTATGTCCGATCAGACAGATGTACTGGAAGAAGAGCTGAGTAAGGAAGGATTCGAGTTCAACGACGTAGAGAAAATAGTTCTAACCCATCAAGACCCTGATCACTGTGGAGCCTTAAGCGAGGTAGCTGAAAGATCCGGAGCAACAGTCCTCGCCCACGAAAACGATGTACCGGCAATCAGCGGCAAAGAAGACCCGATCAAAGCCGAACAACGCTACCCAGAGGTAAAAATAGACATCGAGCTAACAGGAGGAGAGAAACTTAACTCGAAGACAGGGAAGATCGAAGTACACAACACTCCCGGCCACACACCCGGACATATCTCTCTGGTAATCGGAGATCTGCTTATAGCTGGAGACGCACTTACATCCGCTGAAGGAAAGCTAGCAGGACCGTGGGAAGAGTTCACACCTGAAATAAGCCAGGCATACGAATCCGTATTCTATCTTTCAACCCTGGAGTTTACAGAAACCCACTGTTTCCACGGAGGACACGTAAAAGAAGGAACAAAAGAAGTAACGGACGTATTCGAAAGCTACCGGGATAAACTCGAAGCATTCACCGCAGAACAGGTAGAGAAAACCGCTTTCCTCCGCAGAGAGCTTGGAACCGAGAAAATAGGTCTTTCCAGCTTCGAGCTTCCGGCAGGGGAGAAACACGGCGCGCGAGATGACCCGGAAAAAGGACATTTCCACACCCGGCAAGAGGAAATATACCTGTTTATCGAGGGATCAGGCACCATGAAGGTCGACAACGAGAACATAGAGTACGAAGAAGGAACCGCAGTCCGTGTAAAGCCTTACGCACTGAGAAGAATTGATTCTGAAGAAGATACATGTTTCATTGTGGCAGGTGCGCCGATAAAAGGAGACGAGGCAGGTTACAGAGACTTATAG
- a CDS encoding alcohol dehydrogenase encodes MKAAAVSEPGKIEIVEKQVPEPAEDEVLIKVEASSICHSDVFTVEAQRPGIELPITPGHEVIGEIVRLGDEVSNWSEGERIGVGWHGGHCFECEQCRQGNFLQCENQEVTGLTRDGGHAEYMTARKEALAAVPDDLESVDAAPMMCAGVTTFNALRHTDARPGDLVAVVGIGGLGHLGVQYASEAGYETVAISHSADKEEYGYELGADHFIDSSAEDPAQALKELGGADVILCTAPVAESIENVVGGLATNGEVSVVGVPGEEISVNVMDLIGSRGKISGWSTGHARDNQDTLEFGSLREIRAETETFDLDQYAKAYDKMMDGEVRFRAVIEF; translated from the coding sequence ATGAAGGCGGCGGCTGTATCTGAACCTGGTAAAATCGAAATAGTTGAAAAACAAGTCCCGGAACCGGCCGAGGATGAAGTATTGATCAAGGTGGAGGCCTCAAGCATCTGCCACAGCGATGTCTTCACAGTCGAAGCCCAACGCCCGGGAATTGAGCTGCCGATCACTCCTGGCCACGAGGTAATCGGAGAGATCGTCCGGCTCGGAGACGAGGTATCGAACTGGAGTGAAGGCGAACGTATCGGAGTAGGATGGCACGGAGGCCACTGCTTTGAATGCGAACAGTGCCGGCAAGGTAATTTTCTACAGTGTGAAAACCAGGAAGTCACAGGTCTCACCAGAGACGGCGGACACGCCGAGTACATGACCGCCCGGAAAGAAGCCCTTGCCGCAGTACCGGATGATTTGGAATCAGTTGATGCCGCACCGATGATGTGTGCGGGAGTTACAACCTTCAACGCTCTTCGTCACACGGATGCGAGACCCGGCGATCTCGTAGCAGTCGTCGGAATCGGAGGACTCGGACATCTCGGAGTACAGTACGCATCAGAAGCAGGATACGAAACCGTAGCAATCAGTCACTCGGCGGACAAAGAAGAGTACGGTTACGAGCTAGGAGCCGATCACTTCATTGACTCAAGTGCCGAAGATCCGGCACAGGCCCTCAAAGAGCTGGGCGGAGCTGACGTAATACTTTGTACTGCTCCGGTCGCTGAATCGATTGAAAACGTTGTCGGCGGATTAGCAACCAACGGAGAGGTCTCGGTTGTCGGGGTTCCGGGAGAAGAGATCTCGGTAAACGTCATGGATTTGATAGGCTCCCGTGGAAAGATCTCCGGTTGGTCTACAGGCCATGCCAGAGACAATCAGGATACACTCGAGTTCGGCTCGCTTAGAGAAATCCGGGCTGAGACCGAGACCTTCGATCTTGACCAGTACGCGAAAGCCTACGATAAGATGATGGATGGAGAGGTAAGATTCAGAGCAGTAATTGAGTTCTGA
- the cas6 gene encoding CRISPR system precrRNA processing endoribonuclease RAMP protein Cas6: MINSIEIRCRPENNTLIPHSTGHLLYSAALSSIRKTNPELSEKIHRSENAEMTVSPLNGEFDRKDRNRKRVFSDTEYSFFINLIDSEGFQELFNDLILKGQKLDIAGESFEITGMNTEEITWKELMEKKTPNGLYFHFLSPASIQYKDSEVTEMFPHREAVFKALENSWNRNAPENMEFKLETEELKKHVIEKSYSHDTANTVVTRKQDGESKKQIKAFGFTGKTEYGFKNASDQLKKKLAILTRYAKHAGLGSHTARGLGNTYTEVRY; encoded by the coding sequence GTGATTAATTCAATAGAGATCAGATGTAGGCCGGAGAATAATACGTTGATACCTCACTCAACCGGCCACCTCCTCTACTCTGCCGCACTCAGTAGCATACGGAAAACGAACCCCGAACTCAGTGAAAAGATACACAGATCTGAAAACGCAGAGATGACCGTCAGCCCGCTTAACGGAGAGTTTGACAGGAAAGACAGAAACAGGAAACGCGTTTTCTCCGATACCGAATACAGTTTCTTCATCAACCTTATCGACTCCGAAGGATTCCAGGAACTGTTCAACGACCTCATTCTCAAAGGACAAAAACTAGATATCGCCGGAGAAAGCTTCGAAATAACAGGCATGAACACGGAAGAAATCACCTGGAAAGAGCTTATGGAAAAGAAAACCCCTAACGGACTTTACTTCCACTTCCTTTCACCTGCCTCAATACAGTACAAAGACTCTGAAGTAACTGAGATGTTCCCTCACCGAGAGGCCGTTTTCAAAGCACTGGAAAACTCGTGGAACAGGAACGCACCTGAAAACATGGAGTTCAAGCTAGAAACAGAAGAACTGAAAAAACACGTTATAGAAAAATCATACTCCCATGATACCGCAAACACCGTCGTGACACGCAAACAAGACGGAGAATCCAAAAAACAGATCAAAGCCTTCGGATTCACAGGCAAAACAGAATACGGCTTCAAAAACGCATCCGACCAACTCAAGAAAAAACTCGCAATACTAACACGGTACGCCAAACACGCAGGCCTCGGCAGCCACACAGCCCGAGGACTAGGTAATACTTACACAGAGGTACGATACTGA
- a CDS encoding NUDIX hydrolase — protein MKERAASAVVFNIATKKFLVVKRADTKDEHPGQWEFPGGYVEENEEPIEAAARELKEETGIVSEPIRTGEKGVYEKLEVNPFLFAVDNEEVELSREHTEFKWIEKKDLEKLDTVIGVEQEMEALDIQ, from the coding sequence ATGAAAGAGAGAGCTGCCTCCGCTGTCGTATTCAACATAGCTACGAAGAAGTTTCTGGTCGTGAAAAGAGCCGATACAAAAGACGAGCATCCCGGACAGTGGGAGTTTCCCGGCGGATACGTCGAGGAAAACGAAGAACCGATCGAGGCAGCCGCCAGAGAACTGAAAGAAGAGACCGGTATAGTCTCAGAGCCAATCCGGACCGGAGAGAAAGGAGTTTACGAAAAACTAGAGGTCAACCCGTTTCTCTTCGCGGTCGACAACGAAGAAGTGGAGCTTTCCCGAGAACACACCGAGTTCAAATGGATCGAGAAAAAGGATTTGGAAAAGCTTGATACAGTAATAGGAGTCGAACAGGAAATGGAGGCACTCGATATACAATGA
- a CDS encoding NUDIX hydrolase, with translation MRDKFRVVVKAWITRKNKTLIGKKEEDPDHPIGGQWHFLGGHVEHGEDLKEALLREVKEETGLEVNVHQLIDAQTYTHGEKEKNSIQFLYHCEAKTSDAEAQDDLADVQWLMPDELKDELVGFEVERLENREEQSKFLEKLKKMPSI, from the coding sequence ATGAGAGACAAGTTCCGCGTGGTAGTCAAAGCATGGATAACCCGGAAAAACAAGACCTTGATAGGTAAGAAAGAGGAAGATCCCGACCATCCGATCGGCGGCCAGTGGCATTTCCTGGGCGGACATGTCGAACACGGAGAAGACCTGAAAGAAGCGCTTTTACGAGAAGTCAAGGAAGAAACCGGCCTGGAGGTAAATGTACACCAGCTGATCGACGCCCAGACCTACACTCACGGCGAGAAGGAAAAGAACAGCATCCAGTTCCTCTATCACTGCGAAGCGAAAACGAGTGATGCTGAAGCACAGGACGATTTAGCAGACGTACAGTGGCTGATGCCTGACGAGCTAAAAGACGAACTGGTCGGTTTCGAAGTGGAACGACTGGAAAATAGGGAAGAACAAAGCAAGTTCCTTGAGAAGCTGAAGAAGATGCCTTCAATCTAA